In one Anas platyrhynchos isolate ZD024472 breed Pekin duck chromosome 8, IASCAAS_PekinDuck_T2T, whole genome shotgun sequence genomic region, the following are encoded:
- the BARHL2 gene encoding barH-like 2 homeobox protein, which produces MEGPSGSSFGIDTILSGGSSGSPSVMNGDFRPHGDGRPADFRSQATPSPCSEIDTVGTAPSSPISVSMEQPEPHLGVAESLPPPPHHLHLGPHPPLPPPSLQPSPQQPPPPPQLGSASSGPRTSTSSFLIKDILGDSKPLAACAPYSTSVPSPHHTPKQEGSAAPESFRPKLEQEDSKAKLDKRDDTQGDIKCHGTKEEGDREITSSRDSPPVRAKKPRKARTAFSDHQLNQLERSFERQKYLSVQDRMDLAAALNLTDTQVKTWYQNRRTKWKRQTAVGLELLAEAGNYSALQRMFPSPYFYHPSLLGSMDSTTAAAAAAAMYSSMYRTPPAPHPQLQRPLVPRVLIHGLGPGGQPALNPLANPMPGTPHPR; this is translated from the exons ATGGAGGGGCCGAGCGGGTCCAGCTTCGGGATAGACACCATTCTGTCCGGGGGCAGCTCCGGCAGCCCCAGCGTCATGAACGGGGACTTTCGGCCGCACGGCGACGGCCGGCCCGCGGATTTTAGGAGCCAGGCCACGCCGTCCCCCTGCTCGGAGATCGACACCGTGGGCACGGCGCCCTCGTCGCCCATCTCGGTGAGCATGGAGCAGCCCGAGCCGCACCTGGGGGTGGCGGAGagcctcccgccgccgccgcaccACCTCCACCTCGGCCCGCacccgccgctgccgccgccgagTTTGCAGCCGTCTCcccagcagccgccgccgccgccccagCTGGGCTCGGCCAGCTCCGGCCCCAGGACTTCCACCTCCTCTTTTTTAATTAAGGACATTTTGGGCGACAGCAAACCGCTGGCGGCGTGCGCACCTTACAGCACCAGCGTCCCCTCTCCCCATCACACCCCCAAGCAGGAGGGCAGCGCGGCCCCGGAGAGCTTCAGGCCGAAACTCGAGCAGGAGGACAGCAAAGCCAAGCTCGACAAGCGCGACGACACGCAGGGCGACATCAAATGCCACG GGACAAAAGAGGAGGGCGACCGGGAGATCACGAGCAGCCGGGACAGCCCGCCGGTGCGGGCCAAGAAGCCGCGGAAGGCAAGGACAGCCTTCTCCGACCACCAGCTCAACCAGCTGGAGCGCAGCTTCGAACGCCAGAAGTACCTGAGCGTGCAAGACCGCATGGACCTGGCCGCCGCCCTCAACCTCACCGACACGCAGGTGAAAACCTGGTACCAGAACCGCAG GACGAAGTGGAAGCGGCAGACGGCGGTGGGACTGGAGCTGCTGGCCGAGGCCGGGAACTACTCGGCCCTGCAGAGGATGTTCCCCTCGCCCTATTTCTACCACCCAAGCCTGCTGGGCAGCATGGACAGCACGACGGCGGCCGCGGCGGCCGCGGCCATGTACAGCAGCATGTACCGGACTCCCCCCGCGCcgcacccccagctccagcgGCCGCTGGTGCCGCGGGTGCTCATCCACGGGCTGGGGCCCGGCGGGCAGCCGGCCCTCAACCCCCTGGCCAACCCCATGCCGGGCACCCCGCACCCCCGGTGA